A genomic segment from Panulirus ornatus isolate Po-2019 chromosome 20, ASM3632096v1, whole genome shotgun sequence encodes:
- the LOC139756035 gene encoding uncharacterized protein, translating into MQVSRCPVFVTPIAEPIKIPAYILHVWPWRLPASQDVFTSKNPVDVAPQVYKFAWKSHSSPTEEQQHLWLLLMLVSQVIDNVVNTRRLYLHREAFMEKSFMLSITDIRNAALEPKTLVMKPHLNNP; encoded by the exons ATGCAGGTGTCAAGGTGCCCAGTCTTCGTCACACCCATCGCCGAGCCCATCAAGATCCCAGCTTATATTCTTCACGTGTGGCCGTGGCGACTTCCAGCTTCCCAAGACGTGTTCACCTCTAAGAATCCCGTGGATGTTGCACCTCAGGTGTACAAGTTCGCCTGGAAGTCCCACTCGTCACCAACGGAAGAGCAACAACACCTTTGGCTTCTCCTGATGTTGGtctcac AAGTGATAGACAACGTTGTGAACACAAGGAGGCTTTACCTTCATCGTGAAGCCTTCATGGAAAAATCTTTTATGCTAAGTATAACAGACATACGCAACGCAGCACTGGAACCTAAGACGCTTGTCATGAAGCCGCATCTCAACAACCCCTGA